The following proteins are co-located in the Colletotrichum lupini chromosome 4, complete sequence genome:
- a CDS encoding 40S ribosomal protein S30, protein MGKVHGSLARAGKVKSQTPKVEPQEKKKTPKGRAKKRLTYTRRFVNVTLTGGKRKMNPNPTS, encoded by the exons ATGGGAAAGGTTCACGGATCGTTGGCGCGTGCCGGAAAGGTCAAGTCTCAGAC CCCCAAGGTTGAGCCtcaggagaagaagaagacccCCAAGGGCCGCGCGAAGAAGAGACTCACATACACCCGCCGTTTCGTCAACGTCACCCTCACCGGAGGCAAGCGCAAG ATGAACCCTAACCCTACCTCCTAA